A region from the Sulfurimonas sp. genome encodes:
- a CDS encoding HlyD family type I secretion periplasmic adaptor subunit, whose amino-acid sequence MKMNKKAPIEYTQKDYEFMNSLSAAVLEMSPTKTSRVIKIWLVTIVIFIGWASFAEVDEITRGDGKAIPYGQNQIIQNLEGGIIESILVNEGQKVKTDEVILKINNAKSLSTSKTNEIKFQELEAKRQRLYAEANELEFNPQPTDDEELNAQIELNIKLYNSRMMEFKAKDNSFVEQIEQKKQQYVEAKATAVSLKKSLEYVTEEIAMTTPMVKEGIKSKVDFLKLQREANEIKNKIEATELSLPRLDSAIIEYKNKRVEAKKFFLNTSRKDLNEVTAEIYRIKTQQVEFSDQIERTMVKSPVDGIVQKLYTHTVGGVVKPGEDLIEIVPTSKKLILEIKIKPSDIAFIHPGAKANVKISAYDYAIHGGLEGKVIFISPDTITDKKENTFYIIHVETEKSYLGTEEHPLQIIPGMVANVDIVTGKKTVMQYILKPILKSKQYVFSER is encoded by the coding sequence ATGAAAATGAATAAAAAAGCTCCTATCGAATACACACAAAAAGATTATGAGTTTATGAACAGCCTTAGTGCGGCTGTTTTAGAGATGAGTCCGACAAAAACAAGCAGAGTTATAAAAATCTGGCTTGTCACTATCGTTATATTTATCGGATGGGCATCATTTGCAGAAGTTGATGAGATAACAAGAGGAGACGGAAAAGCTATCCCTTACGGTCAAAACCAAATCATTCAAAATCTCGAAGGCGGTATCATAGAATCAATCCTTGTAAATGAGGGACAAAAGGTAAAAACCGATGAAGTGATTTTAAAAATAAACAATGCAAAATCTCTATCTACCTCAAAAACAAATGAGATAAAATTTCAAGAGCTTGAGGCAAAAAGACAAAGACTATATGCAGAAGCAAATGAACTTGAGTTTAATCCGCAACCGACTGATGATGAGGAACTAAATGCACAAATAGAGCTTAATATAAAACTCTATAACTCAAGAATGATGGAGTTTAAGGCAAAAGACAACTCATTTGTAGAACAGATTGAGCAAAAAAAACAGCAGTATGTCGAAGCAAAAGCAACTGCCGTGTCACTAAAAAAATCTCTTGAGTATGTAACAGAAGAGATAGCGATGACTACTCCGATGGTAAAAGAGGGTATAAAATCCAAAGTTGATTTTTTAAAGCTTCAAAGAGAAGCAAATGAAATAAAAAATAAAATAGAAGCTACCGAACTATCTTTGCCGAGGTTGGATTCTGCTATAATCGAATACAAAAACAAAAGAGTAGAAGCAAAAAAATTCTTTTTAAATACTTCACGAAAAGATCTAAATGAAGTAACGGCGGAAATCTACCGCATTAAAACTCAACAAGTAGAGTTTAGTGACCAGATAGAGCGAACGATGGTAAAATCTCCCGTAGACGGAATAGTGCAAAAGCTTTATACTCATACAGTCGGCGGAGTCGTAAAACCGGGTGAAGATCTCATAGAAATAGTTCCGACAAGCAAAAAGCTTATATTAGAGATAAAAATCAAGCCAAGCGATATTGCATTTATTCATCCGGGAGCTAAGGCAAATGTAAAAATCTCCGCATATGATTATGCCATACATGGAGGATTAGAAGGAAAAGTTATCTTTATATCACCGGATACTATAACGGATAAAAAGGAGAATACTTTCTATATCATCCATGTTGAGACAGAAAAAAGCTATCTAGGAACTGAGGAACATCCTCTTCAAATCATCCCCGGTATGGTAGCAAATGTGGATATTGTAACAGGTAAAAAAACTGTTATGCAGTATATTTTAAAACCTATACTCAAATCAAAACAGTATGTTTTCTCGGAGAGATAA
- a CDS encoding response regulator transcription factor, with protein MNIIIYSADINIIDEWKKKEPLSGAAFCGDADSLLVLLKKEPYSVVIADYDSVAPELNGLFASGTVIENLIVLEKAPEAITGKSLIFHGIKAYGNSRMLSHHISQMLKTVQNGNIWSYPELTALLAKTKNKKNLSIEAEQLLKNRLSQKEQEIVHFILEGLTNDAIAQMLNITPRTVKAHITSIFSKLHVNDRLSLVLLVK; from the coding sequence ATGAATATCATTATCTATAGTGCAGATATAAACATAATTGATGAATGGAAAAAAAAAGAGCCGCTCAGCGGTGCCGCTTTCTGCGGTGATGCAGACTCTCTTTTGGTACTTTTGAAAAAAGAGCCGTATTCTGTTGTTATAGCCGACTATGACAGTGTTGCGCCGGAGCTTAACGGACTTTTTGCATCAGGCACGGTGATAGAAAATCTTATAGTTTTAGAAAAAGCTCCGGAAGCTATAACCGGAAAATCACTTATATTTCACGGTATAAAAGCGTATGGAAACTCTAGGATGCTATCACATCATATAAGCCAGATGTTAAAGACTGTTCAAAATGGAAATATTTGGAGTTACCCTGAACTAACGGCACTTCTGGCAAAAACAAAAAATAAAAAAAATCTCTCCATAGAAGCAGAGCAACTCTTAAAGAACAGGCTCTCTCAAAAAGAACAAGAGATAGTACATTTCATTCTCGAAGGGCTTACAAACGATGCAATAGCACAGATGTTAAACATCACGCCAAGAACCGTAAAAGCACATATAACTTCTATCTTTTCAAAACTTCATGTAAATGACAGACTCTCTTTGGTTTTGTTAGTTAAATAG